Within Ipomoea triloba cultivar NCNSP0323 chromosome 9, ASM357664v1, the genomic segment TGATGttcataatgaatttttttttttttttaataaatgtaaTTGTTGGGTTCAGCTGTTATTCCTTTTCAACACTATGATTGTTTGTGTATATTTGGTTATTATTGCtattggaaatttggaatgattAGTTAACCGGTGTCTCATATATCCGTTTCGGTAAGCTACGTGTCCGGTGCACGGAGAAAAGTCAAAAGTTTTTAGAAAACTTTTGGTTTGTATGGACAATCTCAAAGTCAAATCACACTTTGGGGTAATTTGGAATGCTTAGTTCACCGTGTCTTATGTATCACTATAAGTCAAAAGTTTTGAGAAAGACTTTTGATTTGTACCAAAAAAGGACAAACTCAAATCCGAATCACACTTTGGGGTTATATCAGGGGCAAAAGGGATCAGCACATTagaattttttcatatttttattatatatttgatatctcTATACAAGTGCCTATGTATATCTGCATGCACCTAGTAAAAACTGAGACATTAGCTGCTGgagaaatttttattcttatttggaTGGTGAGGGATACAACTGTTCAAAGGCAGGAACTATGAAGAAGGCACCCTAAAAAAGGAAAACTAGCACTAATTCCTCTATTGCAATTATTCCTACCCATAAATTAGGGAACTAATTTCTGCTATAAATCAGGAAGACTATTTGCAGAATCAGattttgtaactttaaaaaactttcCTTTTTAACACCTAGCTAGCAACATATTGAAGCCTTCTAAACACATGCTATTTAGAGAATATCTTTGCCTGATTGTCAAACTTCTTCCCCTAAAGTAAGGGTTGGCTGCTGCAAGTTTTGCTGTTAATTTTATAGCTATGAAGATGATGCTAATTGTCCAACTTCTGCAGGAAATGGGGCGACCATTGCCAAAGTTTGGTGAGTGGGATGTCAATGATCCAGCTTCAGCAGAGGGGTTCACGGTGATTTTCAACAAAGCTAGAAATGAGAAAAGGGCAGGTGGCAAGAAAGAGTCGCCACCAAAGAGAGATCCTGGATATAAACATAAAGCTACTCTTGGAAAGCCTCAATCTCAATCAGTGAGTTGTTACTGACTTTGTTCTCCATACTTGCACACattatttgtttgtttcaagCTCAATGAGCTTCTGGTCCTGCAAGTAATTCTAAGGAAGAGGGTAATGTATGTCAGTCTGTTAAATGAGGTTGCTATTGTGCTATCAACTTGATAACTATGAGTCTATGACCCATGCTATAAACCCTAATCAACCCCCTCAAAGTCATGGTATCTCCTAATATAATGAAACTCCAAGTGTGGCAAACTTGTTACTGTTTTCGAATTTTTGACAGAAAGCTATTCTTCACCACAAAGTCACCTATAGAAAAT encodes:
- the LOC116029031 gene encoding protein NOI4-like, coding for MAEMGRPLPKFGEWDVNDPASAEGFTVIFNKARNEKRAGGKKESPPKRDPGYKHKATLGKPQSQSKKWFCCMQPPTE